Proteins encoded by one window of Mercenaria mercenaria strain notata chromosome 4, MADL_Memer_1, whole genome shotgun sequence:
- the LOC123552039 gene encoding EF-hand calcium-binding domain-containing protein 6-like isoform X12 has translation MTSVPIQRAVSASSPVGTPGRLPNLPVIEHPMSRLGDRNDLAVRGSATYAGGRKGDLTPRGLQRSNTDVGTRNREGGANDLRKSSPDRILNWPPDHTTYRTRSHQAVELSPPFKYKEKPYEGILPEINPAAEDRGDIPDKVDKFPRVGQIPKLPPLPSISEQEEFLKGPGKPFIKSKEYNYQPRTTQELIELIREKFGTGYYGIRHLFKSNDPTGKGAVSREALQRILYTLCGYITPDQYTKLLRAMNLEGKTPIPFETFVQYFKDTEDKKNWVSALQTASLHSSETHVPEGYLRRGDMRVHDPYTSMPFSDAIFKEKCKSKHFDAHRVFPASVFETNGLILPPQLREAYATLGIYMTDDDFNKLWQRYDKEGTGALHTEHFFRLVGLDSQGRPRQTAPYTPRGAAYPKSKQRPHSEIGHTDGIDTSMELQKILKKEGVEEMPKTDRQRIEVPTAKEESDSAKEEIKPEEDTGRKIEIKKTPKASPKLDNIIDCLHYKFEESYQAMLTAFLLFDFLNDSYVSKIDFRRVLLEFGFFISPSELDHFLKKNGMRAIKGQLNYREFLNKFQSKSLNSIMARTAVDTTHPFHGEGSNGSTTLTADALEARLLDHFHGDFIKMLAHFRQCDKYNIGMATKHEFRAAIEKRLGYSMTEMQWEQLKATVGEDKDGLIPYTKFLEFFDITPGSWNFKQEGNIQVAQVPASEMPIPVQVERLKDRAKTEMIPPPPPPPDSAAGKIRSLEEDNRRKAKAIKTRIDELFKNRFHSFDKHFKAMDRRMTGRMSKWQFGALLKMCGLSLHPQELDRIWATLNVSTDGMYSYSTLIQHFINYKIPHEQKETVIFENMFNVDEAEEIWYDSSEDTKELVETARRIQRERREEQMKRDHLARQKARENNEEWKPELPTYPDKDSPRAVTASTTISHASVPSIPASRASFASVQSSRTKSLLVKIRTDVINNWEGLKSVFKYVDRNGSASIPVNEMREIMSSMQFSLDEDEKAELCKRFDSQKNGRFNYLQFMKCYAQRKNKENQPKAQIYSKFTHQLQAQEE, from the exons atgacGAGTGTGCCAATTCAAAGGGCCGTATCGGCATCGAGTCCGGTTGGGACACCAGGACGGCTACCCAACTTACCGGTGATTGAACATCCAATGTCCAGATTAGGGGACAGAAATGACTTAGCAGTTAGAGGGTCTGCAACCTACGCTGGAGGTCGGAAAGGGGACCTAACTCCACGTGGTTTGCAAAGAAGCAATACTGATGTTGGAACTAGGAACAGAGAAGGTGGTGCGAATGATCTAAGAAAAAGTTCCCCGGATAGAATTCTTAACTGGCCACCAG ACCACACAACATATAGAACTAGATCACACCAAG CTGTAGAGCTGTCACCACCTTTCAAATACAAAGAGAAGCCATATGAAGGTATTTTGCCTGAGATAAATCCAGCAGCAGAAGATAGAGGAGACATACCGGACAAAGTCGACAAATTCCCAAGAGTTGGACAGATACCGAAATTACCCCCCTTGCCAAGCATATCAGAGCAAGAAG AGTTCTTGAAAGGGCCAGGAAAACCGTTCATCAAAAGCAAGGAGTACAATTATCAACCGCGGACAACACAAGAG TTGATTGAGCTAATACGGGAGAAGTTTGGCACTGGGTATTATGGCATCCgacatttgtttaaatctaatGACCCGACTGGAAAAGGAGCAGTGTCCAG AGAGGCTTTACAAAGGATATTGTACACACTGTGTGGTTACATAACACCTGACCAGTATACAAAACTACTCAGAGC AATGAATTTAGAAGGCAAAACTCCTATTCCATTTGAAACATTTGTCCAATACTTTAAGGACACTGAG GACAAAAAGAACTGGGTGAGTGCACTACAAACAGCCAGCTTGCATTCATCAGAGACCCATGTACCAGAGGGTTACCTAAGACGCGGAGATATGAGGGTTCATGATCCTTACACTTCCATGCCGTTCTCTGACGCCATATTCAAAGAAAAATGCAAATCAAA ACACTTCGATGCACATAGGGTATTTCCAGCATCAGTGTTTGAGACCAACGGTCTTATACTTCCACCACAACTACGAGAGGCCTATGCTACTTTAGGCATTTACATGACAGATGATGACTTTAATAAACTATGGCAGAG GTATGACAAGGAAGGGACCGGGGCACTTCATACAGAACATTTCTTCCGCTTAGTTGGTTTGGACTCCCAAGGGCGCCCTCGACAGACAGCACCCTACACACCGCGCGGAGCTGCATATCCAAAATCGAAACAGCGGCCTCATTCCGAAATAGGTCACACAGATGGCATTGACACGTCTATGGaacttcagaaaattttgaagaaagaagGTGTCGAGGAAATGCCCAAAACAGACAGACAAAGGATTGAAGTACCAACAGCTAAAGAGGAATCTGATTCTGCTAAAGAGGAAATAAAACCTGAGGAAGACACAGGgagaaaaattgaaataaaaaagacacCAAAAGCATCACCAAAACTTGATAATATTATAGACTGTTTACACTATAAG TTTGAAGAGTCGTATCAAGCTATGCTTACAGCTTTCCTACTGTTTGACTTCCTTAACGATAGCTATGTGTCAAAGATAGACTTTAGACGCGTTCTCCTGGAATTTGGATTTTTCATTTCACCATCTGAACTagatcattttctgaaaaa GAATGGTATGCGAGCTATTAAAGGACAACTCAATTATCGCGAGTTCTTGAATAAGTTCCAGAGTAAATCCTTAAACAGTATCATGGCACGGACTGCTGTAGACACAACACACCC ATTCCATGGAGAAGGATCAAACGGATCGACGACTTTAACGGCTGATGCTTTAGAAGCCAGACTGCTCGATCATTTCCATGGAGATTTTATTAAAATGCTCGCACACTTCAG GCAATGTGACAAGTACAATATAGGCATGGCAACTAAGCACGAGTTTCGTGCTGCCATAGAGAAAAGACTGGGATATTCCATGACAGAAATGCAATGGGAACAACTCAAAGCAACTGTTGGCGAAGATAAAGACGGTCTTATACCCTACACAAAATTCCTGGAATTCTTTGATATTAC CCCTGGTTCATGGAATTTTAAACAAGAAGGTAATATACAAGTAGCGCAGGTACCTGCGTCTGAAATGCCGATACCTGTACAAGTAGAAAGGTTAAAAGACAGAGCAAAAACAGAAATGATACCACCGCCACCTCCTCCACCTGACAGTGCTGCTGGCAAAATACGATCTCTTGAAGAA GATAATAGACGAAAGGCAAAAGCG ATAAAAACTAGAATTGACGAGCTGTTCAAAAACAGATTCCATTCATTCGACAAG cACTTCAAAGCAATGGATAGGCGGATGACTGGAAGGATGAGCAAGTGGCAATTTGGCGCTctattaaaaat GTGCGGCTTATCATTGCATCCGCAGGAACTTGACAGAATCTGGGCAACGCTGAATGTATCTACTGACGGCATGTACAGTTATAGCACACTTATACAGCATTTTATAAACTATAAAATTCCACATGAACAAAAGGAAACAGTTATATTTG AAAATATGTTTAATGTTGATGAGGCTGAGGAGATATGGTATGATTCGTCAG AAGACACCAAGGAACTTGTAGAAACTGCCCGCCGTATTCAGAGAGAGAGACGAGAAGAGCAAATGAAACGCGATCATTTGGCGCGACAGAAGGCCAGAGAAAACAATGAAGAATGGAAACCGGAACTACCAACATATCCAGACAAAGACAGTCCACGTGCAGTGACTGCATCTACCACTATATCACATGCTTCAGTTCCGAGTATTCCGGCGTCACGTGCATCGTTTGCAAGTGTACAAAGTTCCCGGACTAAGTCACTTCTAGTCAAAATACGTACTGAT GTTATCAACAACTGGGAAGGGTTAAAATCCGTGTTCAAATATGTAGACCGAAACGGCAGTGCATCTATTCCTGTGAATGAAATGCGG GAGATAATGTCAAGTATGCAGTTCAGTTTGGATGAGGACGAAAAGGCGGAGCTTTGTAAACGATTTGATTCACAGAAAAATGGAAG gtttAACTACCTTCAGTTCATGAAATGTTATGCGCAGCGTAAGAATAAAGAGAACCAGCCAAAGGCACAGATCTACAGCAAATTCACCCATCAACTCCAAGCACAG GAAGAATAG
- the LOC123552039 gene encoding EF-hand calcium-binding domain-containing protein 6-like isoform X9 translates to MTSVPIQRAVSASSPVGTPGRLPNLPVIEHPMSRLGDRNDLAVRGSATYAGGRKGDLTPRGLQRSNTDVGTRNREGGANDLRKSSPDRILNWPPGLLRDVTIVWLHDHELVCGRIPSSGRFNEKINFSRREFLKGPGKPFIKSKEYNYQPRTTQELIELIREKFGTGYYGIRHLFKSNDPTGKGAVSREALQRILYTLCGYITPDQYTKLLRAMNLEGKTPIPFETFVQYFKDTEDKKNWVSALQTASLHSSETHVPEGYLRRGDMRVHDPYTSMPFSDAIFKEKCKSKHFDAHRVFPASVFETNGLILPPQLREAYATLGIYMTDDDFNKLWQRYDKEGTGALHTEHFFRLVGLDSQGRPRQTAPYTPRGAAYPKSKQRPHSEIGHTDGIDTSMELQKILKKEGVEEMPKTDRQRIEVPTAKEESDSAKEEIKPEEDTGRKIEIKKTPKASPKLDNIIDCLHYKFEESYQAMLTAFLLFDFLNDSYVSKIDFRRVLLEFGFFISPSELDHFLKKNGMRAIKGQLNYREFLNKFQSKSLNSIMARTAVDTTHPFHGEGSNGSTTLTADALEARLLDHFHGDFIKMLAHFRQCDKYNIGMATKHEFRAAIEKRLGYSMTEMQWEQLKATVGEDKDGLIPYTKFLEFFDITPGSWNFKQEGNIQVAQVPASEMPIPVQVERLKDRAKTEMIPPPPPPPDSAAGKIRSLEEDNRRKAKAIKTRIDELFKNRFHSFDKHFKAMDRRMTGRMSKWQFGALLKMCGLSLHPQELDRIWATLNVSTDGMYSYSTLIQHFINYKIPHEQKETVIFENMFNVDEAEEIWYDSSEDTKELVETARRIQRERREEQMKRDHLARQKARENNEEWKPELPTYPDKDSPRAVTASTTISHASVPSIPASRASFASVQSSRTKSLLVKIRTDVINNWEGLKSVFKYVDRNGSASIPVNEMREIMSSMQFSLDEDEKAELCKRFDSQKNGRFNYLQFMKCYAQRKNKENQPKAQIYSKFTHQLQAQTLIKGKHRRPTVQQVIEMMCEKLFREHRTLRRAFKKLDQGHKGYLNMKDFRKALKECNINFTNEDFYHLLTEFDQNMDGKISYELFLRTMLTV, encoded by the exons atgacGAGTGTGCCAATTCAAAGGGCCGTATCGGCATCGAGTCCGGTTGGGACACCAGGACGGCTACCCAACTTACCGGTGATTGAACATCCAATGTCCAGATTAGGGGACAGAAATGACTTAGCAGTTAGAGGGTCTGCAACCTACGCTGGAGGTCGGAAAGGGGACCTAACTCCACGTGGTTTGCAAAGAAGCAATACTGATGTTGGAACTAGGAACAGAGAAGGTGGTGCGAATGATCTAAGAAAAAGTTCCCCGGATAGAATTCTTAACTGGCCACCAG GATTGCTTCGTGACGTCACAATCGTATGGCTACATGATCACGAGCTTGTTTGTGGCCGGATTCCTTCATCCGGAAGATTCAACGAAAAGATCAATTTCTCTCGCAGGG AGTTCTTGAAAGGGCCAGGAAAACCGTTCATCAAAAGCAAGGAGTACAATTATCAACCGCGGACAACACAAGAG TTGATTGAGCTAATACGGGAGAAGTTTGGCACTGGGTATTATGGCATCCgacatttgtttaaatctaatGACCCGACTGGAAAAGGAGCAGTGTCCAG AGAGGCTTTACAAAGGATATTGTACACACTGTGTGGTTACATAACACCTGACCAGTATACAAAACTACTCAGAGC AATGAATTTAGAAGGCAAAACTCCTATTCCATTTGAAACATTTGTCCAATACTTTAAGGACACTGAG GACAAAAAGAACTGGGTGAGTGCACTACAAACAGCCAGCTTGCATTCATCAGAGACCCATGTACCAGAGGGTTACCTAAGACGCGGAGATATGAGGGTTCATGATCCTTACACTTCCATGCCGTTCTCTGACGCCATATTCAAAGAAAAATGCAAATCAAA ACACTTCGATGCACATAGGGTATTTCCAGCATCAGTGTTTGAGACCAACGGTCTTATACTTCCACCACAACTACGAGAGGCCTATGCTACTTTAGGCATTTACATGACAGATGATGACTTTAATAAACTATGGCAGAG GTATGACAAGGAAGGGACCGGGGCACTTCATACAGAACATTTCTTCCGCTTAGTTGGTTTGGACTCCCAAGGGCGCCCTCGACAGACAGCACCCTACACACCGCGCGGAGCTGCATATCCAAAATCGAAACAGCGGCCTCATTCCGAAATAGGTCACACAGATGGCATTGACACGTCTATGGaacttcagaaaattttgaagaaagaagGTGTCGAGGAAATGCCCAAAACAGACAGACAAAGGATTGAAGTACCAACAGCTAAAGAGGAATCTGATTCTGCTAAAGAGGAAATAAAACCTGAGGAAGACACAGGgagaaaaattgaaataaaaaagacacCAAAAGCATCACCAAAACTTGATAATATTATAGACTGTTTACACTATAAG TTTGAAGAGTCGTATCAAGCTATGCTTACAGCTTTCCTACTGTTTGACTTCCTTAACGATAGCTATGTGTCAAAGATAGACTTTAGACGCGTTCTCCTGGAATTTGGATTTTTCATTTCACCATCTGAACTagatcattttctgaaaaa GAATGGTATGCGAGCTATTAAAGGACAACTCAATTATCGCGAGTTCTTGAATAAGTTCCAGAGTAAATCCTTAAACAGTATCATGGCACGGACTGCTGTAGACACAACACACCC ATTCCATGGAGAAGGATCAAACGGATCGACGACTTTAACGGCTGATGCTTTAGAAGCCAGACTGCTCGATCATTTCCATGGAGATTTTATTAAAATGCTCGCACACTTCAG GCAATGTGACAAGTACAATATAGGCATGGCAACTAAGCACGAGTTTCGTGCTGCCATAGAGAAAAGACTGGGATATTCCATGACAGAAATGCAATGGGAACAACTCAAAGCAACTGTTGGCGAAGATAAAGACGGTCTTATACCCTACACAAAATTCCTGGAATTCTTTGATATTAC CCCTGGTTCATGGAATTTTAAACAAGAAGGTAATATACAAGTAGCGCAGGTACCTGCGTCTGAAATGCCGATACCTGTACAAGTAGAAAGGTTAAAAGACAGAGCAAAAACAGAAATGATACCACCGCCACCTCCTCCACCTGACAGTGCTGCTGGCAAAATACGATCTCTTGAAGAA GATAATAGACGAAAGGCAAAAGCG ATAAAAACTAGAATTGACGAGCTGTTCAAAAACAGATTCCATTCATTCGACAAG cACTTCAAAGCAATGGATAGGCGGATGACTGGAAGGATGAGCAAGTGGCAATTTGGCGCTctattaaaaat GTGCGGCTTATCATTGCATCCGCAGGAACTTGACAGAATCTGGGCAACGCTGAATGTATCTACTGACGGCATGTACAGTTATAGCACACTTATACAGCATTTTATAAACTATAAAATTCCACATGAACAAAAGGAAACAGTTATATTTG AAAATATGTTTAATGTTGATGAGGCTGAGGAGATATGGTATGATTCGTCAG AAGACACCAAGGAACTTGTAGAAACTGCCCGCCGTATTCAGAGAGAGAGACGAGAAGAGCAAATGAAACGCGATCATTTGGCGCGACAGAAGGCCAGAGAAAACAATGAAGAATGGAAACCGGAACTACCAACATATCCAGACAAAGACAGTCCACGTGCAGTGACTGCATCTACCACTATATCACATGCTTCAGTTCCGAGTATTCCGGCGTCACGTGCATCGTTTGCAAGTGTACAAAGTTCCCGGACTAAGTCACTTCTAGTCAAAATACGTACTGAT GTTATCAACAACTGGGAAGGGTTAAAATCCGTGTTCAAATATGTAGACCGAAACGGCAGTGCATCTATTCCTGTGAATGAAATGCGG GAGATAATGTCAAGTATGCAGTTCAGTTTGGATGAGGACGAAAAGGCGGAGCTTTGTAAACGATTTGATTCACAGAAAAATGGAAG gtttAACTACCTTCAGTTCATGAAATGTTATGCGCAGCGTAAGAATAAAGAGAACCAGCCAAAGGCACAGATCTACAGCAAATTCACCCATCAACTCCAAGCACAG ACATTAATCAAGGGCAAACACAGGAGGCCGACTGTTCAACAAGTTATTGAAATGATGTGTGAGAAG CTGTTCAGAGAACATCGCACATTAAGACGCGCATTCAAGAAGCTTGATCAGGGACATAAAGGTTATCTGAACATGAAAGACTTCCGGAAGGCACTCAAAGAATGTAATATCAACTTCACAAACGAGGATTTCTACCATCTACTCACTGAATTTGACCAAAATATGGACGGGAAGATATCTTACGAACTGTTCTTAAGGACAATGCTTACAGTTTAA
- the LOC123552039 gene encoding EF-hand calcium-binding domain-containing protein 6-like isoform X10, with protein MTSVPIQRAVSASSPVGTPGRLPNLPVIEHPMSRLGDRNDLAVRGSATYAGGRKGDLTPRGLQRSNTDVGTRNREGGANDLRKSSPDRILNWPPDHTTYRTRSHQEFLKGPGKPFIKSKEYNYQPRTTQELIELIREKFGTGYYGIRHLFKSNDPTGKGAVSREALQRILYTLCGYITPDQYTKLLRAMNLEGKTPIPFETFVQYFKDTEDKKNWVSALQTASLHSSETHVPEGYLRRGDMRVHDPYTSMPFSDAIFKEKCKSKHFDAHRVFPASVFETNGLILPPQLREAYATLGIYMTDDDFNKLWQRYDKEGTGALHTEHFFRLVGLDSQGRPRQTAPYTPRGAAYPKSKQRPHSEIGHTDGIDTSMELQKILKKEGVEEMPKTDRQRIEVPTAKEESDSAKEEIKPEEDTGRKIEIKKTPKASPKLDNIIDCLHYKFEESYQAMLTAFLLFDFLNDSYVSKIDFRRVLLEFGFFISPSELDHFLKKNGMRAIKGQLNYREFLNKFQSKSLNSIMARTAVDTTHPFHGEGSNGSTTLTADALEARLLDHFHGDFIKMLAHFRQCDKYNIGMATKHEFRAAIEKRLGYSMTEMQWEQLKATVGEDKDGLIPYTKFLEFFDITPGSWNFKQEGNIQVAQVPASEMPIPVQVERLKDRAKTEMIPPPPPPPDSAAGKIRSLEEDNRRKAKAIKTRIDELFKNRFHSFDKHFKAMDRRMTGRMSKWQFGALLKMCGLSLHPQELDRIWATLNVSTDGMYSYSTLIQHFINYKIPHEQKETVIFENMFNVDEAEEIWYDSSEDTKELVETARRIQRERREEQMKRDHLARQKARENNEEWKPELPTYPDKDSPRAVTASTTISHASVPSIPASRASFASVQSSRTKSLLVKIRTDVINNWEGLKSVFKYVDRNGSASIPVNEMREIMSSMQFSLDEDEKAELCKRFDSQKNGRFNYLQFMKCYAQRKNKENQPKAQIYSKFTHQLQAQTLIKGKHRRPTVQQVIEMMCEKLFREHRTLRRAFKKLDQGHKGYLNMKDFRKALKECNINFTNEDFYHLLTEFDQNMDGKISYELFLRTMLTV; from the exons atgacGAGTGTGCCAATTCAAAGGGCCGTATCGGCATCGAGTCCGGTTGGGACACCAGGACGGCTACCCAACTTACCGGTGATTGAACATCCAATGTCCAGATTAGGGGACAGAAATGACTTAGCAGTTAGAGGGTCTGCAACCTACGCTGGAGGTCGGAAAGGGGACCTAACTCCACGTGGTTTGCAAAGAAGCAATACTGATGTTGGAACTAGGAACAGAGAAGGTGGTGCGAATGATCTAAGAAAAAGTTCCCCGGATAGAATTCTTAACTGGCCACCAG ACCACACAACATATAGAACTAGATCACACCAAG AGTTCTTGAAAGGGCCAGGAAAACCGTTCATCAAAAGCAAGGAGTACAATTATCAACCGCGGACAACACAAGAG TTGATTGAGCTAATACGGGAGAAGTTTGGCACTGGGTATTATGGCATCCgacatttgtttaaatctaatGACCCGACTGGAAAAGGAGCAGTGTCCAG AGAGGCTTTACAAAGGATATTGTACACACTGTGTGGTTACATAACACCTGACCAGTATACAAAACTACTCAGAGC AATGAATTTAGAAGGCAAAACTCCTATTCCATTTGAAACATTTGTCCAATACTTTAAGGACACTGAG GACAAAAAGAACTGGGTGAGTGCACTACAAACAGCCAGCTTGCATTCATCAGAGACCCATGTACCAGAGGGTTACCTAAGACGCGGAGATATGAGGGTTCATGATCCTTACACTTCCATGCCGTTCTCTGACGCCATATTCAAAGAAAAATGCAAATCAAA ACACTTCGATGCACATAGGGTATTTCCAGCATCAGTGTTTGAGACCAACGGTCTTATACTTCCACCACAACTACGAGAGGCCTATGCTACTTTAGGCATTTACATGACAGATGATGACTTTAATAAACTATGGCAGAG GTATGACAAGGAAGGGACCGGGGCACTTCATACAGAACATTTCTTCCGCTTAGTTGGTTTGGACTCCCAAGGGCGCCCTCGACAGACAGCACCCTACACACCGCGCGGAGCTGCATATCCAAAATCGAAACAGCGGCCTCATTCCGAAATAGGTCACACAGATGGCATTGACACGTCTATGGaacttcagaaaattttgaagaaagaagGTGTCGAGGAAATGCCCAAAACAGACAGACAAAGGATTGAAGTACCAACAGCTAAAGAGGAATCTGATTCTGCTAAAGAGGAAATAAAACCTGAGGAAGACACAGGgagaaaaattgaaataaaaaagacacCAAAAGCATCACCAAAACTTGATAATATTATAGACTGTTTACACTATAAG TTTGAAGAGTCGTATCAAGCTATGCTTACAGCTTTCCTACTGTTTGACTTCCTTAACGATAGCTATGTGTCAAAGATAGACTTTAGACGCGTTCTCCTGGAATTTGGATTTTTCATTTCACCATCTGAACTagatcattttctgaaaaa GAATGGTATGCGAGCTATTAAAGGACAACTCAATTATCGCGAGTTCTTGAATAAGTTCCAGAGTAAATCCTTAAACAGTATCATGGCACGGACTGCTGTAGACACAACACACCC ATTCCATGGAGAAGGATCAAACGGATCGACGACTTTAACGGCTGATGCTTTAGAAGCCAGACTGCTCGATCATTTCCATGGAGATTTTATTAAAATGCTCGCACACTTCAG GCAATGTGACAAGTACAATATAGGCATGGCAACTAAGCACGAGTTTCGTGCTGCCATAGAGAAAAGACTGGGATATTCCATGACAGAAATGCAATGGGAACAACTCAAAGCAACTGTTGGCGAAGATAAAGACGGTCTTATACCCTACACAAAATTCCTGGAATTCTTTGATATTAC CCCTGGTTCATGGAATTTTAAACAAGAAGGTAATATACAAGTAGCGCAGGTACCTGCGTCTGAAATGCCGATACCTGTACAAGTAGAAAGGTTAAAAGACAGAGCAAAAACAGAAATGATACCACCGCCACCTCCTCCACCTGACAGTGCTGCTGGCAAAATACGATCTCTTGAAGAA GATAATAGACGAAAGGCAAAAGCG ATAAAAACTAGAATTGACGAGCTGTTCAAAAACAGATTCCATTCATTCGACAAG cACTTCAAAGCAATGGATAGGCGGATGACTGGAAGGATGAGCAAGTGGCAATTTGGCGCTctattaaaaat GTGCGGCTTATCATTGCATCCGCAGGAACTTGACAGAATCTGGGCAACGCTGAATGTATCTACTGACGGCATGTACAGTTATAGCACACTTATACAGCATTTTATAAACTATAAAATTCCACATGAACAAAAGGAAACAGTTATATTTG AAAATATGTTTAATGTTGATGAGGCTGAGGAGATATGGTATGATTCGTCAG AAGACACCAAGGAACTTGTAGAAACTGCCCGCCGTATTCAGAGAGAGAGACGAGAAGAGCAAATGAAACGCGATCATTTGGCGCGACAGAAGGCCAGAGAAAACAATGAAGAATGGAAACCGGAACTACCAACATATCCAGACAAAGACAGTCCACGTGCAGTGACTGCATCTACCACTATATCACATGCTTCAGTTCCGAGTATTCCGGCGTCACGTGCATCGTTTGCAAGTGTACAAAGTTCCCGGACTAAGTCACTTCTAGTCAAAATACGTACTGAT GTTATCAACAACTGGGAAGGGTTAAAATCCGTGTTCAAATATGTAGACCGAAACGGCAGTGCATCTATTCCTGTGAATGAAATGCGG GAGATAATGTCAAGTATGCAGTTCAGTTTGGATGAGGACGAAAAGGCGGAGCTTTGTAAACGATTTGATTCACAGAAAAATGGAAG gtttAACTACCTTCAGTTCATGAAATGTTATGCGCAGCGTAAGAATAAAGAGAACCAGCCAAAGGCACAGATCTACAGCAAATTCACCCATCAACTCCAAGCACAG ACATTAATCAAGGGCAAACACAGGAGGCCGACTGTTCAACAAGTTATTGAAATGATGTGTGAGAAG CTGTTCAGAGAACATCGCACATTAAGACGCGCATTCAAGAAGCTTGATCAGGGACATAAAGGTTATCTGAACATGAAAGACTTCCGGAAGGCACTCAAAGAATGTAATATCAACTTCACAAACGAGGATTTCTACCATCTACTCACTGAATTTGACCAAAATATGGACGGGAAGATATCTTACGAACTGTTCTTAAGGACAATGCTTACAGTTTAA